Proteins encoded together in one Mycobacterium noviomagense window:
- a CDS encoding endonuclease/exonuclease/phosphatase family protein produces the protein MRLATFNILHGRNLDDGEVDLDRLADCVRRLDADVLALQEVDCEQPRSAMADLTAVAVEAMGAVSHRFVAAISGTPGATWMAATGDEQPGTAAYGIALLSRFPATTWQVLRLPQIPAKFPMYLPGPGRVQIVDEEPRAAVIARLDTDVGPLTVANTHLSFVPGWNRVQLRRLTRDLRGFPGPRVLMGDLNMTPPSPQRWSRLRPLATAPTFPADAPERQLDHILTDDRMLTADDVSTAKLTISDHRPLVVDVSRR, from the coding sequence ATGCGGCTGGCGACCTTCAACATCCTGCACGGACGCAACCTCGACGACGGCGAGGTGGACCTGGACCGGCTCGCCGACTGCGTGAGGCGGCTGGACGCCGATGTGCTGGCGTTGCAGGAGGTCGACTGCGAGCAGCCGCGCTCGGCGATGGCCGACCTGACCGCGGTCGCGGTGGAGGCGATGGGCGCGGTCAGCCACCGGTTCGTCGCCGCGATCTCGGGCACCCCGGGCGCGACGTGGATGGCCGCGACCGGCGACGAGCAGCCCGGTACTGCCGCGTACGGCATCGCGCTGCTGTCGCGATTCCCGGCGACGACCTGGCAGGTGCTGCGGCTGCCGCAAATCCCGGCGAAGTTCCCGATGTATCTGCCCGGGCCCGGGCGGGTGCAGATCGTCGACGAAGAACCCCGCGCCGCGGTGATCGCGCGCTTGGACACCGACGTGGGCCCGCTGACCGTGGCCAATACCCACCTGTCGTTCGTCCCCGGCTGGAACCGGGTCCAGCTGCGCCGGCTGACCCGCGATCTGCGCGGCTTTCCCGGCCCGCGAGTGCTGATGGGCGACCTCAACATGACCCCGCCGTCGCCGCAGCGTTGGTCACGACTGCGGCCGCTGGCAACAGCGCCGACGTTTCCCGCCGACGCACCCGAACGTCAGCTCGACCACATCCTCACCGACGACCGGATGTTGACCGCCGACGATGTGTCGACGGCCAAGCTGACGATTTCCGATCACCGCCCGCTGGTCGTCGA